A stretch of DNA from Nitrospira sp. KM1:
TGCAGTGGGAGCTTTGACTCTCGGAGTTGCGCAGATAGGCGGAATTCCTGAGTCCAACAAAGTGGGAACGCTTGTCATTGCATTGATCTTTGGCGGGGTCGTTCAAATCCTCGCCGGTATCACCGATATCCGGTACCACGAGCAGCTGGGTGGAACGGCGCTCACGATGTACGGATTTTTTTGGCTGGCCGTCTGCACCGCGAAGCTGGTCAGTGAAGGCACCTCGTTTCATCTCGACATGGTGCTCTATGCGCCCATCGATGTGGTCTATGCGGCGTTTTCTGCCGTCATGGTCTATCTGACCGCCTACCGGAACGCGACATTGTGTATCCTGCATCTCGTCATCACCATCTCATTTTCCGTCACGACGCTGGCGAGGCTAGGACTCATGAGCGAGACGCTTCCAGGCATTCTCCATATCGTGGTCGGGCTCATGGCCTTCTATCATGCGGTCGCGAGCCTCACGCTCGCCTTCACGGGAGAACAGCTCGTTCCGCTGGGCCCTGCACTTCTCCGCCAGATAAAGTCGTCGACCAAACGACCCCTCAGTCACGAAACGCGTCCATCGGGGGACGGCACGGTCATAGCCTGATACCGACGATAGTGGCGAACCAGTAGAACTGCGCCCCAGAGGAGGGACAGCCCCATCAAGACGATACCCGTATAATGGATCGCTTGTGCCAGACGATGGTCGTGTTGGAGCCATCCCAGCATAGTGAGAATGTTGTTCCAATCATGCCCGTCGGTCTCCTTGCCGGTCACGCCCCCCAACAGAACGAGCTCAAGCGACCGCGCGTCATTCACATAGGGGGCAATATCCAGGCAGTTTTCCGCCACCCACCATAGCGCGACCGATGCGCCGAACGGATCACGGGTGCGAATGAGAAGTGTGCCTGCGCAGATCAGAGGCATGAGGACCTGCCCCAGACTCCCGCCCGCGAACATCAATAGTTGACCGAAGGGCATGAACAGCAGGTGTCCCGCCTCGTGAAATGGCAGGTTCACGTGGTGCAGGAATGATTCGCCCGCATCGTTGCCTTCGATCGAGCCGATGCTCAAAACCAAACCCCACCATGTGAGCAGGACACATAGCCCGGCCCGGCCGACCAACCTCATCAGATCCGTCGCGTCATCGATGTCTAGGAGCCAATACCTCCCGAAATCGATCCAAGGTTTCGCCGCTGGATCGGGAAGGGAGGACGAAGAGCGCGCAGGCAAGGTGGTCGCTTTGAATTTTGAAAAGATGATGCCGCACCGTCGGCATTCCGTCTCCCCCTGGCGCCGCTGAAAACGGCACTTTGGGCAGACAACACCATCGAGCGCTTCCGTGATCATCGGCTCAGTGTAGAAAGGAGTCTGGCTTCCTTCAAGAAATTGGCGGGAATCTGCCGGCCCTAATGAAAGGAAAAGGGCACGGGAGCGAAGGTGAGGATAAAGACTGCAAGGGCGATCCAGCCGACGATTGTTCTGCCGCGCCCGAGAGGCGTCGAAGGGTCGATGACCGGGGGATGCCCGATGCCCCAGATCCCAGCCATGAAAGCCCACACAAACCATCCGGCCCAACCGGCCATCCCAAGCACGATTAAGACAGGAAGGATCGCCAGCGCCATCGTGCGTTGGCGGCTGCCCCAGAGAGCATACGCCACATGGCCACCATCGAGCTGTCCAATGGGAATCAGATTCAGCGATGTCACGAACAAACCAAACCAGGCAGCAAAACCGATGGGGTGCAACACCACATCCGCCTGCGGAGGCAAGGGACCAATGACCATCCATGACATTATTTGCAGCAGCAGCGGCTCGCCCAACTGCAGTCCATACGTCGAGGTGCGGTCAACAACGGTGGAAAGATTCAGGCCAATCAGCAATGCAACCATGGCAACGACAAATCCGGCCAGCGGCCCGGCTACTCCGATGTCGAACAAGGCCCGCCGATGCATGATCGGGCCGCGCATGCGGATGATTGCGCCGAACGTACCGATAAAATGCGGAGGCCCGGGAATAAAGAGCGGCAACGAGGCCGGCACACGATGAATCCTCGACAGGACATAATGGCCAAGTTCGTGAGTCACGAGGATGAACAGCAACGTGCCGGCGAATGGCATTCCGTTCCAGAGTGTTTCGGGATATTGCAGGAGAAAATTGACAGGTCCGCGAACCGTTCCGCTATAGGCTTGGTATGCACCGGCCCACAGCGTAGTGAAAACGGTTAGAACAAAGAGAACAGCCGGAAGCATCCATCGGGAAAATGAACCGGCGTCAGTCTCTTCATCCGCAACAGTTTCTTCAGAGACCGGCGCAGCGTCGCTCACCCGGTCGGTCGACGCATCGACCGGCCATTCCCGATATTTATATCGATCGGATTGCTCCATACCGTTCCGGCAGATTCATCATGCGAACGGATTGTGCTCCAACTCCTCTTGCACCGTCGTTGCAGGACCGTGGCCTGGTAGTAATCGATAGCCCACCGGAAGTGTGAGGACCCGCTTTCGGACGGATTCAAGGTGAACCTCATAGAGCGTAGCCGGATTCGAGCGTCCGATCGAACCGGCAAACAACGTATCTCCCACGAAACAGAGGGGATCCTGTTGATCCGATATCACGTAGCAGATACCTCCCGGCGTGTGCCCGGGCGTCGCCATGCATCGGATGGTCTTGCGTCCGACCTGGACCACCCGGCCATCAGGAGGTGAGGACATCAGGCGAGCCGCTGGTTTCCAACTGAGAAGATCATGATCGTCCGAACCCAGGAGGACAGGAGCCTCCTGATAATCCAAAATTCGATCGATGCCCTCGGCATGATCAGCATGACCATGCGTGAGACAGATTCCCACCAGGCGCAGACCGCGTGCCTTCAACGTCTCGATCATCGCCGGTGCATTATAGGCTGTGTCAATGATAAGAGCCTCCCCGTTATCGTGCACGATGTACCCCTGCACGCCGTACCCTCCGATCGACCCATACACCGTCTCAATCCATGCAGGGGGCTTCGGGACAGCCGGCTCCCAGTGGTCGAAGACGATTCGACTAAGAGCGTTTCCTCCAAGCCCCAGCCCACCGGCGACCAAGCCAAGTTGCACATGATCAGCGGGCCGGCCGCCTTTCTCAATGGCCTGCAGGTCGGCGTTCGACACACCGGTCCGACGGCTCAGGTCGGACACAGACATGGCCAAACCCGCCCGTGCTTTTTTGATGATATCCGACAGTTCGTCTTCGAGCGGCATCGTCTACCGGTTGTGCGAGCGCAGCATACTGCAACAGTCAACTGAGTATAGACGAACCCTGGATAGGCTCATACCGGTTTGCCTTGACCTTGTCTGTCAAATGTCCTCACCCTTCCGGAGTCAACGGAATCTCTTTCACCTCCCCGAATCCCGATAGCATCTTGGGCAAGGCCAGCCCCGGTCCGACCGCGAGGATGATGAGACGGTCCGGATGGAAATGCTTCTGTGCCGCGGCCAGAATCTCCTCCTTCGTGAGTGCTATGACACGGGCACGCACCTGCTGCAGAAAATCCTTCGGCAGACCGTCATATTCCAACTCGATGAAGCGGTTCACCACCGATGAGGCGCTCGGAAACGAGAACACAAACGAATTGACATAGGATTCTTTGGCTTCCGCCAGTTCCTCATCGGTGACGAGTTCAGTCCGCATCCGCTGCATGTTGGCCACGAAACGGCTGATCACCTCCTGGGTCGATAGCAGCTTCGTTTCAGCCCGCATGAGCCAGACGCCTTGATCATGCATTCCGCTGTTCAACCGGCTCCCGACCGAATAGGCGAGACCCCGTTGAGTGCGCACATCGTTGAAAAGCCGGCTCCGGAATGAACTGCCTCCGAGAATATCGTTGGCAATGGCCAGCGCCACGTAATCGGGATCGTTCTCTTTGATGGACAGATGCCCGATGCGCAGATGCGTTTGCGACGTTTCCTTGTTCACAAAGCGGACGACCGTATTCGGACCGGGAGCCACATCGGGAATTTTCAACTCTGGCGCCTGCCCCTTTTTCCAATTGCCAAACAGGTCGTGAAGCAGCTGGAGCATCGCTTGCTTGTTGAAGTCCCCCGTGACCCCCAGAATGATGCCGTTCGGAAATATCGTCTTATCGTGGAATTCTCTTGCGTCGTCGCGCGTGAGCCCTCGGACTGACTCGACCGTGCTCTCGCGTGCAGTGGGATGGTCTGCTCCGTAGAGCTGCTTGACGAACTCGCGACCAACGATGGACCCGGGGCTATCCTGCCGGCGTCTGATACTCTCGATCGCCTGTAATTTCGCCACTTCCAGCCGGGCCGGCTCAAAGGATGGCGCTCGAAGCAGACCGGCAAAAATCTGAAGCCCTCGTTTGACATCCTTGCTGAGTACATCGAGCGATGCGGATCCCGAGAGGCGTCCGATAGAGATGCTGACATCCGCGGCAAATTGCTCCAGTTCCGCATCGACCTGCTCCGCCGACAGGCCTCCACCGCCGCCCGTCCGCATGGCCGATCCGGCCAGGGCGGCCAATCCGATTTTGTCGGGAGGATCAAGCCAGCCGCCGGTTCTCATGGTGGCCGTCACACTCACGAGCGGCAACTCGTGGTCTTCGAGCAGATAGACGATCATTCCGTTATCCATCACGACGCGATCCGGATCCGGAGGCGTAAACTCCACTGGTTTGAAGGTCATCGCTCTCGGGTCTTTGAGGGTATTCGGTTCTGCATAACCTGTGACGGCAGAGGCAGCGAGGAGGAGACTCGTGCACACGGTGACGAGACCAACAGATCCTCGACTCATCGGTGACCTTTCCGCATGCAACTTGTTCATCGCGCCACCTCGCTTTGCGGCCCGGTGGCCGCTTGCTTCATCGGAGCCTTTTTGACCAATGTGGCGACCGTACGGTTTGATTTCGTGAAATACTGCGTAGCGACCCGCTGGATATCCGCCGGCGTCACCGCGGCAACCTTGTCGCGGGATCGCAGGATGTAGCGCCAATCTCCGGCAACGGTTTGATACAGCGCAAGTTGTGACGCCAGCCCGCTGTTCGAGCGAAGCGCTCGCACCATGTCGGCATCGAGATTGTTAATGATCTTTTCCAGTTCCTTGGCGGTCACGGGTTCGGTCTTGAGCCGTTCCAACTCGGCCAGGATCGCCTCCTCCACTGAGGCGGTGGTGTGTGGGGCCAGCGGCGCTGCACTCAGGACAAACAAGTTCGGCGCCCGTACGCCAGGATAATTGGAGTCGGAATTGATCGACGCCGCCAGCCGGGAATCACGAACGAGCTTCGTGTAGAGTCTGGATGTGAGCCCGTCGGTGAGGATCTCGTCAATCACGTCGAAGACATAGTCGTCGGGATGCCCCAGTCCGGGCTTGTGAAAGCCGATGGCAAGGATCGGTTCGGCATCGAACTCCACATCGATCCGCCGCTCTCCCCGCTGCGGCGGCTCGACTGTCACGATTTCCGGAGGCGGCGGCGCCGCGGGAATCTTTCCGAAGGTGTCCTCGATCAGCGCCACGACGGCCCTGGGATCGATGTCCCCCACGATGGAGATCGTCGCCCGTCCAGGGCCATAGTAGGTCTTGAAGAAGGCTTCCGTTTCGGCCGGTGTCAGTGAGAGGATATCCGACTCCCAGCCGATCGTCGGGATGCCATACGGGTGAGCGCGAAATGCCGAGGACGTAAACGTTTCGAAGAGCAGCCCGCTCGGACTGTCGTCGTTGCGGAGCCGTCGTTCTTCCATCACGACGCCCCGCTCCTTATAGAATTCCCGCAATACAGGATTAGCCATCCGGTCGGCTTCGATCGCTGCCCAGAGAGGCAACCGGTTGGAGGGGAGATTAATCATGTATCGAGTTAAATCCTTGCCCGTCGCCGCGTTCAATCCGATTCCACCATGGCGCTGATACAGGAGGGCCATTTCGTTACCGACCACATAGCGTCCAGCCTCTTCCTGCAACACCTTGAATCTCTGCTGCAACGCTTCGACGGCCGCCGGTTCGGAGGTTCCGGCATCGGACTTCTGATCATGGCTCCGCCTCGACAATTCTCGTTGCCGTCGTTCTAACTCGGTGCCCACGTGATACAGTTCGTCGAGAATGGGTTTCTCTTTCGCAAAGTCTTTGGTGCCGACCGTCCTGGTTCCTTTGAACGCCATGTGTTCATAGAGGTGCGCGAGACCCGTCTGTCCCACCTGTTCATTCACGCCGCCCACTCCGAACGTCATGTTGATCGACACGATTGGGGTCTGATGGCGCTCGACCATCAGAATGGTCAACCCATTCGCCAACTTATGCTCGATCACGCGATCCGCCAATCCCGAACCGGCCAAACTCTCCGTCGCCATGAGAAGCATGCTCACCCAGCAGAACATGCGAGCCGCTGATACGTACACGGTGGTTCTGTTCATTCGAATATCTCCATCAGTTCTTCCGGCCGTTCAATAAACCAATCGGGCTGGCAGGCGGCCATCTTCTGACGGTTCCCCATGCCGTACCCGACGGCGCACACTCGGATGCCGGCGTTGTGGCCGCCATTGATGTCGTTCGTGCTGTCGCCTACCAGCACCGCGTTCTCTTTCGGAATGTGCATCTGTTCCATGATGTGAAGGAGCATGCCGGGATCAGGTTTCAAACCAAATCCATTGTCACCACCGACCACATATTGAAAATGGTGCGAGCCGAGGCCCTGCAGAATTACATTGGTGTATTCAATCGATTTATTGGTCGCCACCGCCTTGGTCGTGCGCGAAAAATGGCAGAGGACCTTTTCCACGCCGGGATAAAAGACCGTCCGATCAAGACAATGCTCCAGGTAATACCCGCGAAACACACGAAGCGCTTCCTCAAAACTGACGCGATTGTCCCCTCCGACCGCCAGCCGGAGCAGCTTCTTGACCCCATCGCCGACAAACCCGAAGATTTCCTCTGTGGGCCGCTCAGGAAGTCCCAAATATGCGAGCGTGAGATTGACCGATAGGGCAATATCCCATTTTGATTCGATCAAGGTCCCGTCCAAATCGAAGATCAGCAGATTGACCGGGGTTTTCCCCATCTATTTTACCTTTCGCAATTCGTCCTGCAGCGCCGCGAGACGTTCCCGCTTGATAGGATCGGTCTCTTGCATCCAGGCTTCCCGTATGAAATTCAGCATGCGTTTTTGCCCGACATGCGGGGGCAGGACCGGCTCAATGATTCTCCACCTATTCTTCATGCCTTTCACCCGCACGCGCACGTCCTCGCGGCCCGGCTCAGGAACGAATCCGGCAGTCTCCAGATAGACTGAGCCGATCACCTGAAAAGTGACAGGGACCACGACTTCCAGCAAGTTGACGACTTCCCACTCACGGTAATGTTCGGCCACTGTGAAGCCGCGCACGATCACAATGCGACCCCAGGCCGGCTCTTCTTTCCAGTCCGTGTAGGGTGCAAGCGTTTCGAAAGACAAAGAATCCAGCCTGGCGCCCCGCTGATCGAGCATCAGGTATTTCTTCACCATCTCGGCCGGAGAATGCGTGACAGATCCCGTTTCTGCCATTCCCATTTCGCATGAGGCGATCGAGACGATGAGGGAAAGGAGAGTCAATTTCCAACTGGATAGACGGTGGTTCATGCAGGAATGCGAAGGCCAGGAAGTTGGTTCCAAGAAAATGAATCTCATCATTCTAACAAACGGGTCCGAACCCCGCAAAGATATCCCTGATCGCGAAGCGCAGCCGCTACGGATATAACCATAGGTGCGTTGATCTTCCTCAAGGCGCATGTTACGGTCTTGTGCTGACATCTCGAAGATCGACCCGCCGACGGACCGCCTCACCATGCGAGTTCGGTTGACATGTCCGCTTCTCTGCCTCTGCTGTTTCATCCTGGGCGTCTCTGTCGCTGGTGGAATCGATGCATGGGCCGCTCATCTTCCGGAGATCGATCATGCCTTTGGCCATACCGGTGAGGCCGATACCCGTGATCAGTCCGGAGGGGCGAGTATCCGGCGAGATTCTACGCCGCCTCAAAAGGCCTATGACCTGTTGGCGAGATTGCGTGAACGCGGCGGAGAGACGCTGCCCGGCTACATTGGTGGCAGGACATTCAAGAATCGGGAACGGCGTCTGCCGGCAGGACGGTACCGGGAATACGACGTCAATCCGAAGCGGCGCGGCAGACCCAGGGACGCGGAAAGGATCGTAATCGAGCAAGACACCGGCAAAGCGTATTATACCGGAGACCACTACCGGACGTTCCTGGCCCTGAACTGACCCATGACGGTACGACCATCTCTCGCCGCACATATTCAATCGGTCAACGCCCCTTGGGTATCCTTACTGGTTTGTAAGCCGGACCAGAAGCCGGAGGGCATGGCCAGACCTCCCGACGGTTTTGTCACCAAAGTCCTAAAAGGGAAGAACTGTCGCAAGACGGCAGGGCTATTCGCTGAATTCTCTCGTGGCCTGCACTTCCCCGAGTACTTCGGTTCGAATTGGGATGCACTCGAGGAGTGTCTTGCCGATCTCGAATGGCTTCCGGCCAGAGGTTATGTCCTGATACTGACGGATGCGGAGGAGATTCTACGGGAGAATGAAGAAGAATATGCTACATTTCTCGAGATTCTGAACGATGCCGGTGAGGCATGGGGGTCGGGGCAAGCCCGTGGAAGGCCCGTTCCATTTCACGCGTTGTTTGCCATCGCGGAACGACACCGGCGGGCCAGATCGAATTGGGGTATCGACGAGATGGACATCGGGAAACCCGTTAAGCCCGTAAAGAAGAGTATCAGGTCACGCTCCGGCCACCGTTAAACAACAACAGTTACCTGGGTGAAGTCGTATGTCCGCGGAACCGGCGTTCTGACAGGTTATGATCGGACTGAACCGCAGAAGGCCAATGCCGCAGGGTGTAGTTATTCGCGAAATGTTTCAGGACGTTGAGGAAGTAAGAGCTCATAAAGAAGCGGATTTTGGAAGCGTTGCCTCTGCAGTCACTTTGCAAACCCGACCCAGCGCGAAAGTGTTTGTGACAGACTATCCTCGATGCCCATCTGTTCATCCGGCAGACGATGCCGTGAATCCCGCCAACGAGCCTGGACCTGCTCATGGTGTACAAGACATATCCCGTGAGTTTCTCTCGCATCATCAAAAGGAGCCTTCTCCCCAACAAACTCTTCTTTGCCCTCCTGACGGCACCACGAGCAGACGATTTTCATTTGTATCCTTACGGTGACAACGTACGATCGCGTGAATTAGGTCTCGCAAGATTCAGACCGCATGCTGTACACATGGGAACCGGAGGATTTACCTAGATATCGAATTGGTAATGCGTGATATCGCCACACAGTTGTATCGAATTGGCCGCAGTGCCGCATCCTCGCCACAATTTTTGGTACACCTGGTCATGTTTGAATGTGGGGATTCGCCTCAGACGGCTTTCTTGACCACTTTGCGCCTACCGTGCTACGGTGCGCCCCCGTCCTTATGAACACCTCGCGGTCCCGCAAGCTTTTTGAAGAAGCCCAACGACTCATTCCTGGTGGCGTCAATAGCCCAGTTCGAGCATTTCGATCAGTCGGAGGACAGCCTCGCTTCATCGCACACGCCAAAGGATCAAAACTTTACGATGTGGATGGAAATACCTACATCGACTATGTCCTATCGTGGGGACCGATGATTCTTGGACATGCCAATGCCTCTATCGTCAGTGCCATCAGAAAATCAGCCACCCGTGGAACCAGCTACGGAGCGCCGACTCAACTGGAAGTCACCCTTGCGAAGATGATCCGGCAGGCGTTTCCGTCCATGGAGAAAATTCGCCTGGTCAGCTCCGGCACGGAAGCGGTGATGAGCGCCATCCGTGTTGCCCGCGGTTTTACAAAACGAGATGGCGTGTTGAAATTCGAAGGCTGCTACCACGGTCACAGCGATTACCTCTTAGCAAAAGCGGGATCAGGGTTGGCCACGCTCGGGATCCCCGATTCGCTCGGGGTACCGGCGGATTTTGCGAAACACACTCTGACAGCGCCCTATAATGATATCCAAAGCGTCGAGCAGATCATCAGACAGCATGGGAAACAGTTGGCATGCATTATCCTCGAGCCGGTGGCAGGAAATATGGGTGTCGTGCCTCCAGCTGAAGGCTTTTTGCAGAACCTCCGGCGTCTCGCCACGGAGAACGATATTCTGCTCATCTTCGATGAAGTCATATCGGGTTTCCGCGTTCATTACGGAGGAGCGCAACGTCTCTACGGCGTACCGCCCGATTTAACCGTGTTGGGGAAGATTATCGGAGGAGGTTTACCGGTCGGAGCCTACGGCGGGCGTCAGGACATCATGGACCTCATCGCGCCATCCGGCCCTGTTTACCAGGCAGGGACCTTGTCCGGCAATCCTCTTGCTGTCACTGCGGGTATCGCCACGCTCACCCGTCTGAAGCAACCGGGGGTGTATAGGAAACTTGAGGTAGCCGCAAGAGTTCTGGCAAAAGGTCTCGGTGATGCGGCTAAGAAGGCGGGGATTCCTCTCGTTCAGACACGCGTCGGATCGATGATGACGGCCTTCTTCACCTCAGGGCCTGTGACCGATTGGAATTCGGTGAAACAATCCGATACAAAACGTTACGGACAGTTTTTTCATAAGATGCTCGAGCAAAACGTATATCTGGCTCCTTCCCAATTCGAGGCGGCGTTTCTCTCGACGGCACATACGGCGTCGGACATCGAGAAAACCATCCGGGCCGCTCACACCGCGTTCAAGAGTCTGTAATTATCTCCTCACGCCTAACGGACTCGATCATGCCGGCTTCCTGTAAAGGATACAGGAAGGAATAAATAGATACACTAGCACGACCTATGGCAGGGAAAACGCTCTAGGCATCCTCAGACCGGAAGAATGCGATAGTGACGTCAGACGCATAGAGCAGGCTCAACAAGGGTAACTGGCGAGTCATTCACTACTCATCGTCCTCGTCGTCAGTATCAAGGGCCTCTTGCCGCTTCTGTTCTTCCATCGCGTTATGAAGCAGCATCCGTATAAACATTGAATACAGCGAACCTTTTTCCAGCGTTCCGCCTGGAGGAATGGCAATTTTACCTTCCTTGATCATCTTGTCCATCCAGACCTTCTGATCTGGGGCAATCAAGATGGGAATTTCAACAAGTCCTACCCGCCCAAACATTTCCATGGTGATTTCCTCCGATAATATGCCTTTATATGCTATTCCAGCACGTCGTTTTCTTCCTTGTCAACTTCACCACAATGGCATGGCATGTTCTCTGCTTTGTTTGCAGTCATGCAGCAGAGTTGTCCTTCAATAGTTCGAGCCATTATTTTGCTGACCGCCATTCATCTATCATCATGGCAGGTCGCCTTCGCACAGGCCTCGACGGCTCCTCCGTCCGACCTGGTAACGACACCTCTCTCTTCCTTACAAACCGACGGCCTCTCTTCGTGTGATCTGTGCAGAAGACCTGAAGGAAAACGGGGTAGTGATCTGAGGGCCAAGCGGCCACACCGGGAATCCCGCTTACCGCGCAATAAAAAGCCGGATGGCCTTTCTCATTCCCGAAACGGAGGGCTGAAGTCGCTGCCCCGTCATCCGATCTCTGATTCGGCTGAGGGGATGCCGTCCTCCTCTACCCTGCCGAAGGACTAGCTAGCAGGATGTTGAAAAAGTCGCTCATGTCACCCGCCCGCCCGGACGTGCCAAGACACGTCTTCACCAGGCTTTGTTCTCGCGGGACACTGCCGCCTCACTATCTCGGCGGTGTTCACAGGCGTGCCGTGCCTTATTCGGCACGGCGTGAACCTCAGAGGCTCAGCGTACGGCACGGGTACGAGCGGCTTGGGCCGCTCGGGGCGGCGGGTGAGACCCGGGAAGACGACTGTTCCCACAGTCGGTGGGCGGGCGGGTGAGACCTGGGAAAACGACTGTCCCCGCAGTCGGTGGGCGGGCGGGTGAGAC
This window harbors:
- a CDS encoding barstar family protein, producing MTVRPSLAAHIQSVNAPWVSLLVCKPDQKPEGMARPPDGFVTKVLKGKNCRKTAGLFAEFSRGLHFPEYFGSNWDALEECLADLEWLPARGYVLILTDAEEILRENEEEYATFLEILNDAGEAWGSGQARGRPVPFHALFAIAERHRRARSNWGIDEMDIGKPVKPVKKSIRSRSGHR
- a CDS encoding MBL fold metallo-hydrolase; the protein is MPLEDELSDIIKKARAGLAMSVSDLSRRTGVSNADLQAIEKGGRPADHVQLGLVAGGLGLGGNALSRIVFDHWEPAVPKPPAWIETVYGSIGGYGVQGYIVHDNGEALIIDTAYNAPAMIETLKARGLRLVGICLTHGHADHAEGIDRILDYQEAPVLLGSDDHDLLSWKPAARLMSSPPDGRVVQVGRKTIRCMATPGHTPGGICYVISDQQDPLCFVGDTLFAGSIGRSNPATLYEVHLESVRKRVLTLPVGYRLLPGHGPATTVQEELEHNPFA
- a CDS encoding pitrilysin family protein translates to MNRTTVYVSAARMFCWVSMLLMATESLAGSGLADRVIEHKLANGLTILMVERHQTPIVSINMTFGVGGVNEQVGQTGLAHLYEHMAFKGTRTVGTKDFAKEKPILDELYHVGTELERRQRELSRRSHDQKSDAGTSEPAAVEALQQRFKVLQEEAGRYVVGNEMALLYQRHGGIGLNAATGKDLTRYMINLPSNRLPLWAAIEADRMANPVLREFYKERGVVMEERRLRNDDSPSGLLFETFTSSAFRAHPYGIPTIGWESDILSLTPAETEAFFKTYYGPGRATISIVGDIDPRAVVALIEDTFGKIPAAPPPPEIVTVEPPQRGERRIDVEFDAEPILAIGFHKPGLGHPDDYVFDVIDEILTDGLTSRLYTKLVRDSRLAASINSDSNYPGVRAPNLFVLSAAPLAPHTTASVEEAILAELERLKTEPVTAKELEKIINNLDADMVRALRSNSGLASQLALYQTVAGDWRYILRSRDKVAAVTPADIQRVATQYFTKSNRTVATLVKKAPMKQAATGPQSEVAR
- a CDS encoding acetate uptake transporter, producing the protein MLEEERRRRIDVLAIGLFGLAVGALTLGVAQIGGIPESNKVGTLVIALIFGGVVQILAGITDIRYHEQLGGTALTMYGFFWLAVCTAKLVSEGTSFHLDMVLYAPIDVVYAAFSAVMVYLTAYRNATLCILHLVITISFSVTTLARLGLMSETLPGILHIVVGLMAFYHAVASLTLAFTGEQLVPLGPALLRQIKSSTKRPLSHETRPSGDGTVIA
- a CDS encoding pitrilysin family protein; the encoded protein is MSRGSVGLVTVCTSLLLAASAVTGYAEPNTLKDPRAMTFKPVEFTPPDPDRVVMDNGMIVYLLEDHELPLVSVTATMRTGGWLDPPDKIGLAALAGSAMRTGGGGGLSAEQVDAELEQFAADVSISIGRLSGSASLDVLSKDVKRGLQIFAGLLRAPSFEPARLEVAKLQAIESIRRRQDSPGSIVGREFVKQLYGADHPTARESTVESVRGLTRDDAREFHDKTIFPNGIILGVTGDFNKQAMLQLLHDLFGNWKKGQAPELKIPDVAPGPNTVVRFVNKETSQTHLRIGHLSIKENDPDYVALAIANDILGGSSFRSRLFNDVRTQRGLAYSVGSRLNSGMHDQGVWLMRAETKLLSTQEVISRFVANMQRMRTELVTDEELAEAKESYVNSFVFSFPSASSVVNRFIELEYDGLPKDFLQQVRARVIALTKEEILAAAQKHFHPDRLIILAVGPGLALPKMLSGFGEVKEIPLTPEG
- a CDS encoding HAD family hydrolase, with protein sequence MGKTPVNLLIFDLDGTLIESKWDIALSVNLTLAYLGLPERPTEEIFGFVGDGVKKLLRLAVGGDNRVSFEEALRVFRGYYLEHCLDRTVFYPGVEKVLCHFSRTTKAVATNKSIEYTNVILQGLGSHHFQYVVGGDNGFGLKPDPGMLLHIMEQMHIPKENAVLVGDSTNDINGGHNAGIRVCAVGYGMGNRQKMAACQPDWFIERPEELMEIFE
- a CDS encoding zinc ribbon domain-containing protein, producing the protein MITEALDGVVCPKCRFQRRQGETECRRCGIIFSKFKATTLPARSSSSLPDPAAKPWIDFGRYWLLDIDDATDLMRLVGRAGLCVLLTWWGLVLSIGSIEGNDAGESFLHHVNLPFHEAGHLLFMPFGQLLMFAGGSLGQVLMPLICAGTLLIRTRDPFGASVALWWVAENCLDIAPYVNDARSLELVLLGGVTGKETDGHDWNNILTMLGWLQHDHRLAQAIHYTGIVLMGLSLLWGAVLLVRHYRRYQAMTVPSPDGRVS
- a CDS encoding ribonuclease domain-containing protein, which translates into the protein MRVRLTCPLLCLCCFILGVSVAGGIDAWAAHLPEIDHAFGHTGEADTRDQSGGASIRRDSTPPQKAYDLLARLRERGGETLPGYIGGRTFKNRERRLPAGRYREYDVNPKRRGRPRDAERIVIEQDTGKAYYTGDHYRTFLALN
- the hemL gene encoding glutamate-1-semialdehyde 2,1-aminomutase, which gives rise to MNTSRSRKLFEEAQRLIPGGVNSPVRAFRSVGGQPRFIAHAKGSKLYDVDGNTYIDYVLSWGPMILGHANASIVSAIRKSATRGTSYGAPTQLEVTLAKMIRQAFPSMEKIRLVSSGTEAVMSAIRVARGFTKRDGVLKFEGCYHGHSDYLLAKAGSGLATLGIPDSLGVPADFAKHTLTAPYNDIQSVEQIIRQHGKQLACIILEPVAGNMGVVPPAEGFLQNLRRLATENDILLIFDEVISGFRVHYGGAQRLYGVPPDLTVLGKIIGGGLPVGAYGGRQDIMDLIAPSGPVYQAGTLSGNPLAVTAGIATLTRLKQPGVYRKLEVAARVLAKGLGDAAKKAGIPLVQTRVGSMMTAFFTSGPVTDWNSVKQSDTKRYGQFFHKMLEQNVYLAPSQFEAAFLSTAHTASDIEKTIRAAHTAFKSL
- a CDS encoding site-2 protease family protein → MEQSDRYKYREWPVDASTDRVSDAAPVSEETVADEETDAGSFSRWMLPAVLFVLTVFTTLWAGAYQAYSGTVRGPVNFLLQYPETLWNGMPFAGTLLFILVTHELGHYVLSRIHRVPASLPLFIPGPPHFIGTFGAIIRMRGPIMHRRALFDIGVAGPLAGFVVAMVALLIGLNLSTVVDRTSTYGLQLGEPLLLQIMSWMVIGPLPPQADVVLHPIGFAAWFGLFVTSLNLIPIGQLDGGHVAYALWGSRQRTMALAILPVLIVLGMAGWAGWFVWAFMAGIWGIGHPPVIDPSTPLGRGRTIVGWIALAVFILTFAPVPFSFH